One segment of Panicum virgatum strain AP13 chromosome 1K, P.virgatum_v5, whole genome shotgun sequence DNA contains the following:
- the LOC120695775 gene encoding E3 ubiquitin-protein ligase GW2 isoform X1 — protein MGNRIGGRRKAGVEERFTRPQGLYEHRDIDQKKLRKLILEAKLAPCYPGADDAAAGGGDLEECPICFLYYPSLNRSKCCSKGICTECFLQMKPTHNARPTQCPFCKTPNYAVEYRGVKTKEERSLEQFEEQKVIEAQLRIRQKEIEDEDAKMKRKQSRCSSSRTVTPTKEVEYRDICSTSFSVPSYQCADQGTECCSSEPSCSNQTSMRPFHSRHNRDDNVDMNLEDMMVMEAIWRSIQQEQGHLVNPVCGSYFPVIEPQTRERQAFLPAAPMEMPHPGGYSCAVAALAEHQPPSMDFSYMAGSSTFPVYDMIRRPCNMSGGSMCAVENSSLDTWSGIAPSCSRESVREEGECSTDHWSEGAEAGTSYAGSDIMADAGTMQPLPFAENFAMAPSHFRPDSIEEQMMFSMAVSLTEAHHGRAHAQGMAWL, from the exons ATGGGGAACCGGATAGGCGGGCGGCGGAAGGCGGGGGTGGAGGAGCGGTTCACGCGCCCGCAGGGGCTCTACGAGCACAGGGACATCGACCAGAAGAAGCTGCGCAAGCTGATCCTCGAGGCCAAGCTCGCGCCCTGCTACCCGGGCGCCGacgacgccgcggccggcggggggGACCTCGAGGAATGCCCCATCTGCTTCCTG TACTATCCAAGCCTCAACCGTTCAAAATGTTGCTCGAAGGGGATATGTACAG AGTGCTTTCTTCAAATGAAACCGACTCATAATGCTCGGCCTACACA ATGCCCATTCTGCAAAACACCCAATTATGCTGTGGAATATCGTGGTGTGAAAACGAAGGAGGAAAGGAGTTTAGAGCAGTTT GAAGAGCAGAAAGTCATAGAAGCACAGTTGAGGATTCGCCAGAAAGAAATTGAAGATGAAGATgctaaaatgaaaagaaaacagaGCAGGTGTTCTTCTAGCAGGACTGTAACCCCAACAAAAGAAGTGGAGTATCGAGATATTTGCAGTACATCCTTTTCAG TGCCATCATATCAATGTGCTGACCAAGGAACAGAATGCTGTTCATCTGAACCTTCATGCTCTAACCAGACTAGCATGCGGCCTTTCCATTCTAGGCATAACCG CGATGACAACGTTGACATGAATCTGGAGGATATGATGGTTATGGAAGCAATTTGGCGTTCCATTCAG cAGGAACAAGGACATCTAGTGAATCCTGTTTGTGGCAGCTACTTCCCTGTAATTGAGCCACAGACACGTGAAAGGCAGGCTTTCCTTCCAGCTGCTCCAATGGAAATGCCTCATCCCGGTGGGTATTCCTGTGCGGTTGCGGCTTTGGCTGAGCACCAGCCACCCAGCATGGATTTCTCTTACATGGCTGGCAGTAGCACATTCCCAGTTTATGACATGATCCGCCGGCCATGCAACATGTCCGGTGGAAGCATGTGCGCTGTCGAGAACAGTTCACTAGACACCTGGAGCGGGATTGCACCAAGCTGCAGCAGAGAATCAGTACGAGAGGAGGGGGAGTGCTCAACCGACCACTGGTCGGAGGGCGCGGAGGCAGGAACAAGCTATGCCGGATCGGATATCATGGCAGACGCAGGGACCATGCAGCCATTACCTTTTGCGGAGAACTTTGCCATGGCTCCGAGCCACTTCCGTCCAGATAGCATCGAGGAGCAGATGATGTTCTCCATGGCCGTGTCTCTAACAGAAGCTCATCATGGTAGGGCGCATGCGCAAGGGATGGCATGGTTGTAA
- the LOC120695775 gene encoding E3 ubiquitin-protein ligase GW2 isoform X2: MGNRIGGRRKAGVEERFTRPQGLYEHRDIDQKKLRKLILEAKLAPCYPGADDAAAGGGDLEECPICFLYYPSLNRSKCCSKGICTECFLQMKPTHNARPTQCPFCKTPNYAVEYRGVKTKEERSLEQFEEQKVIEAQLRIRQKEIEDEDAKMKRKQSRCSSSRTVTPTKEVEYRDICSTSFSVPSYQCADQGTECCSSEPSCSNQTSMRPFHSRHNRDDNVDMNLEDMMVMEAIWRSIQEQGHLVNPVCGSYFPVIEPQTRERQAFLPAAPMEMPHPGGYSCAVAALAEHQPPSMDFSYMAGSSTFPVYDMIRRPCNMSGGSMCAVENSSLDTWSGIAPSCSRESVREEGECSTDHWSEGAEAGTSYAGSDIMADAGTMQPLPFAENFAMAPSHFRPDSIEEQMMFSMAVSLTEAHHGRAHAQGMAWL; the protein is encoded by the exons ATGGGGAACCGGATAGGCGGGCGGCGGAAGGCGGGGGTGGAGGAGCGGTTCACGCGCCCGCAGGGGCTCTACGAGCACAGGGACATCGACCAGAAGAAGCTGCGCAAGCTGATCCTCGAGGCCAAGCTCGCGCCCTGCTACCCGGGCGCCGacgacgccgcggccggcggggggGACCTCGAGGAATGCCCCATCTGCTTCCTG TACTATCCAAGCCTCAACCGTTCAAAATGTTGCTCGAAGGGGATATGTACAG AGTGCTTTCTTCAAATGAAACCGACTCATAATGCTCGGCCTACACA ATGCCCATTCTGCAAAACACCCAATTATGCTGTGGAATATCGTGGTGTGAAAACGAAGGAGGAAAGGAGTTTAGAGCAGTTT GAAGAGCAGAAAGTCATAGAAGCACAGTTGAGGATTCGCCAGAAAGAAATTGAAGATGAAGATgctaaaatgaaaagaaaacagaGCAGGTGTTCTTCTAGCAGGACTGTAACCCCAACAAAAGAAGTGGAGTATCGAGATATTTGCAGTACATCCTTTTCAG TGCCATCATATCAATGTGCTGACCAAGGAACAGAATGCTGTTCATCTGAACCTTCATGCTCTAACCAGACTAGCATGCGGCCTTTCCATTCTAGGCATAACCG CGATGACAACGTTGACATGAATCTGGAGGATATGATGGTTATGGAAGCAATTTGGCGTTCCATTCAG GAACAAGGACATCTAGTGAATCCTGTTTGTGGCAGCTACTTCCCTGTAATTGAGCCACAGACACGTGAAAGGCAGGCTTTCCTTCCAGCTGCTCCAATGGAAATGCCTCATCCCGGTGGGTATTCCTGTGCGGTTGCGGCTTTGGCTGAGCACCAGCCACCCAGCATGGATTTCTCTTACATGGCTGGCAGTAGCACATTCCCAGTTTATGACATGATCCGCCGGCCATGCAACATGTCCGGTGGAAGCATGTGCGCTGTCGAGAACAGTTCACTAGACACCTGGAGCGGGATTGCACCAAGCTGCAGCAGAGAATCAGTACGAGAGGAGGGGGAGTGCTCAACCGACCACTGGTCGGAGGGCGCGGAGGCAGGAACAAGCTATGCCGGATCGGATATCATGGCAGACGCAGGGACCATGCAGCCATTACCTTTTGCGGAGAACTTTGCCATGGCTCCGAGCCACTTCCGTCCAGATAGCATCGAGGAGCAGATGATGTTCTCCATGGCCGTGTCTCTAACAGAAGCTCATCATGGTAGGGCGCATGCGCAAGGGATGGCATGGTTGTAA